A genome region from Cannabis sativa cultivar Pink pepper isolate KNU-18-1 unplaced genomic scaffold, ASM2916894v1 Contig7, whole genome shotgun sequence includes the following:
- the LOC133033436 gene encoding uncharacterized protein LOC133033436 yields MALPVYSLSTFTLPGKIWHRMDCMVRRFWWTGRQEKSKFYAPKSRETLCQPKQNGGLGFRQFGDANKALVAKLAWEMACNEEKLWVKIFKEKFCSWESFWEVRTKNGDSSVWKGILEARSIIQQGTTTIIANGRDINIWWQPWIPWISYDEFRNTMEEVRVKAPQLRLVVDLLHHSQTRWNERYVIHLFGRNLGELIIGIDIVNGLERDTLIWKRVASRKFTVKEAYWLANESFFGPVLSGWRLIWSNKLHPRNCLWLWRMCNGVLRTRDKIRSWFGSPLAVRSDEIQGNTILDKVVNLCKDSEGGSLENILTCFYVVCYGIWRYRNSLIHGGKQMELGRFLEEANAKFEEFVSVQHDLVNAPSVLAKKLVEVAPFNSNFIVTDGAFKDGWCGMAIMGNDSRQEKWYTMARSGEGKSALDAELKAIGLALDWAVEMNWRTFTVFSDCKTAVDALQQRKVQDWKVAISFYNVMKKLKMFEFHNLKFVKRNCLAFVNDLAIQARVLRLVDYRCNGEGLPPVNPTLF; encoded by the exons ATGGCTCTTCCTGTCTACTCTCTATCTACCTTCACTCTCCCTGGGAAGATTTGGCATCGGATGGACTGTATGGTGAGACGGTTCTGGTGGACTGGTCGTCAAGAAAAGAGCAAATTCTATGCGCCAAAAAGCAGGGAAACTCTCTGCCAACCGAAGCAAAATGGAGGTCTAggatttaggcaatttggagACGCAAACAAAGCTCTTGTGGCTAAGTTAGCTTGGGAAATGGCGTGTAATGAGGAGAAGTTGTGGGTGAAAATCTTTAAAGAAAAATTCTGCTCTTGGGAATCGTTTTGGGAGGTTAGGACTAAAAATGGAGACTCTAGTGTGTGGAAAGGGATACTTGAAGCTAGATCTATAATCCAGCAAGGCACCACGACTATCATTGCTAATGGAAGGGATATCAACATATGGTGGCAACCATGGATCCCATGGATTAGTTATGATGAGTTTCGAAACACAATGGAGGAAGTCAGAGTGAAGGCTCCACAGCTGAGACTAGTGGTCGATCTCCTACATCATTCGCAGACAAGATGGAATGAGAGGTATGTTATTCACTTATTTGGAAGGAATTTGGGGGAGTTGATTATAGGAATTGACATAGTCAATGGGCTGGAACGGGATACGTTGATTTGGAAAAGGGTGGCATCAAGAAAGTTCACTGTCAAAGAGGCTTACTGGTTGGCCAATGAAAGTTTTTTTGGGCCTGTGCTTTCGGGATGGAGATTAATATGGTCAAACAAGCTGCACCCGAGGAATTGCCTATGGTTGTGGAGAATGTGCAATGGAGTGCTTCGCACTCGCGACAAAATTCGAAGTT GGTTTGGCAGTCCTTTAGCAGTGAGGAGTGATGAGATTCAAGGGAATACGATCCTTGATAAAGTGGTGAACCTGTGTAAAGACAGTGAAGGGGGGAGCTTGGAGAATATCCTTACTTGCTTTTATGTTGTCTGTTATGGGATTTGGCGGTATAGAAACTCACTGATACATGGTGGAAAGCAGATGGAGCTAGGCCGTTTTTTGGAAGAAGCAAATGCAAAGTTTGAAGAGTTCGTTTCTGTGCAACATGATCTTGTCAACGCTCCCTCAGTCCTGGCAAAAAAATTGGTGGAAGTGGCTCCCTTCAATTCAAATTTTATTGTCACGGATGGGGCCTTCAAGGATGGGTGGTGTGGAATGGCGATAATGGGGAATGACTCTCGACAAGAGAAGTGGTACACAATGGCTAGAAGTGGAGAAGGTAAATCTGCCTTGGATGCTGAGTTAAAGGCAATCGGTTTGGCCTTGGATTGGGCTGTTGAGATGAATTGGAGGACTTTCACTGTTTTCTCTGATTGCAAAACGGCTGTTGATGCTTTACAGCAAAGGAAAGTACAAGATTGGAAAGTGGCCATTTCGTTCTATAATGTAATGAAAAAGCTGAAAATGTTTGAGTTTCATAATCTTAAGTTTGTTAAGCGGAACTGTCTTGCTTTTGTTAATGACCTGGCTATTCAAGCGAGGGTCCTAAGGTTGGTTGATTATCGTTGTAACGGGGAGGGATTGCCCCCTGTCAATCCTACTTTGTTTTAA